CCGCCGAAATCTGCTGCGCCACGCGCGTGCCCAGGTCCTGGAACTCCGGGATACCCACAAATTGGAGTCCGGTGTAGGGCACACCGCGGACCATGCTGCTTTCCTGGGACGCCCCGGCCATGGCTTCCAGAGTGGGCTCGGCATAGGCCTCGGCCACCTCGGCGTAGTCAGGGATCTCATATGTGGAGAGCCGGCTGCCCGGCGGCACCCGTTCCCAGCCGATCTCTTCGCCGACCAGTTGGATGTATTCCTTGTTGGTCATCCACGAGACGAAGTCCCAGGCGGCGTCCTTGGAGTCGCTGGTGGAGGGGATGGCCAGGGACCAGCTGTAGAGCCAGCCGGAGGACTCCGTCTCCTTGACCGGGGCCGGCGCATACCCGCTTTTGCCGACTACGAGGGACGATGCCGGGTCCTCAATGGCGGAAACCATGGCCGTGGCGTCGTACCACATGGCCGTGTTGCCCTGGCTGTAGAGGGTCAGGCAGTCCCCGTATCCGCTGGTGGCGGCACCGGCCTGCCCGTAGCTCTGCACCAGGTCCACATAATCGGTGACGGCTTCTTCGACTACCGGCTCGTCCAGGCGGGCGTTCCAGTCCTCATCGAACCAGCGGCCGCCGTAGGTATTGATCATGGTGCCCAGCGGTGCCATGACCTCACCCCAGCCTGCCAGGCCCCGCAGGCAGACTCCGGACATGTTGTTTTCCGGATCGTTGAGCGCTTCGGCGAAGCCGCGGATGTCCTCCCAGGTGGGGGCTTCCGGCATAGTCAGGCCGGCTTGATCAAACAGGTCCTGACGGTAGACAAGGAAGGAGGATTCGCCGTAGAACGGAACGGAGTAGAGATCCCCCTCGTAACTCAATGCGTCCCGGATAGTAGGAACGAAATCGTCGGGGTCGTACCCTTCGGTCGAATCGGCGTAATCCTGCAGATTAGTGATCCATCCGTTTTCCGCCCACATCGGCGTTTCGTAATTGGAGATCATCACGACGTCGAATTCCCCGCCCTGCGTGGCAACAGAGGCAGTGATCTTCGCCCGTGCCTCGTTTTCGGGGAGGGAAACAAAGCTGACGTCAATATCCGGATACTGTGCCTTGAATTCATCCTGAAGCGAGATTGCATCCTGCATCTGCGGATTGGAGACAATGGCTACGACAATCTCGTCCCTGCCCTCCGCCTCGGACCCGCTGCAGCCGGTCAGCGCCAAGGCGGCGGCTGCGGCCGACGCCAGCCCCGTTCGAAGCCGGGAATGACGGTTGCAGTGATTCCCCCTGCTGTGTCGAAATCTCATCTGGTCACCTTTGCTCATTTGAGACAGCGGTTTCGTTCACGTGCGCGGAACACTACGTTCATCCATTCCAGTGGACAAGGGCTGTCCCCGGGTACTGGATCAATTGGCGTAAAAGCACTCCTCGGGCAGGGTGGGAGGCGAATGCTCCGGAATAGGGAAATGCCAATGCCCGCGCTGCGGACCTGCAATCATTTGCAGATTAAGCCTCCGCGGCGCGGGTGCAAATGGTATCCATGACCACTTCCGCGGCTGCCTCGCCGGGTTCGCAGCTCAACCGCACTTCAATTTCCGAAACCGAGGCCAGCGAGGTCAGATGGGTGCCGCCGCAGGGAATACTGACCGGGCCGCCCGGCAGGTCGCAGACCCAGCGGCGCATACCGGTGAGGAGGTCCGATTCGCGTTCGATGCGGACCTCCGCGTCGGATGCCACCCACTCAGCCAACGTTGCATTCACGCCTTTTTCCACGGCTGCCAGATCCGTCAGCAGCGCATCCGGCAGGAAGCCCTTGCGCCGCAGAGACTTCCCCAACCGGTACACGTCCCGGGATCCGCCGGGCAGAATCGTTGTTGCCTCAACCGCCAGGGCGTCGAAGTTCGGGTTCCCCGCTGCGTCTGCCTGCACCTCTTTTTTCCAGGCCCCGGCCAGCTGCCGGTTCAGGGCCAACGACGCCAGGTGGCAGGCAGTGTGCCCGGCCGAAAGCCCGGCGCGGTATTCGCCGTCCACCCGAAGCCCTACACGATCTCCTTGGGTAATGCCGGTGTCCCCCGGCACCACATGAACCACCACGAAGACCCAGCCCTCGGTGCCCTTCCGGACCGGGATGTCCCGGCCCAGGAACAGGATGGACCCGTCCGTGGCGCCCACGACGCAGTCAAGCAGGGGCACCTCGGTGCCGGCCGGCGTCGTCAGGGTTGCCCGGTCCGGCCCCTGGTCGGGCCAGGCCGCATCGACAGGGTGTACGGGGGTGGAATCCAGCAGGACGGCCAGCCGTCCGTCGGGCCGGGTTTCGATATGGAGAACGGTTCCGGTTCCGGTGAGGACTCCGGCTGGATAAGTGACGGCGGTATCAGTTTTCGGCAGGCTCACCCGGCCCAGCGTACCGAAGCCCGCAGTCTGCAGTGTGAGCGGGGCCACTGGATTACGCCGCACGCCCGATCTGCGGTAAAGTCGTAACCACGCCGCGGGGTGGAGCAGTTCGGTAGCTCGCTGGGCTCATAACCCAGAGGTCGCAAGTTCAAATCTTGCCCCCGCAACCAAGTAAAAGATCCCGATCCGGAAAACCGGATCGGGATCTTTTTTTGCTGCCCGGGCAGGTATGCCAGACTGGCGGGCATGAGCGCCCTACGGCCCCTTCCCACGGTTCTTTCCGGCCGGTATGTCCGGCTCGAGCCGCTGACCCCCGGACTGCTGCCGGACCTGCACCGGGCCATCGCGGTGCCCGAGGTCTTCGCCGGCGGATACGGCGGCGGTCCGGCCGGGCTGCACCCTGATCTTGAGGGCTTCACGGCGTGGGCGCAGGCCTACTACCGATGGGATGAGCTGCCGTTCGCGGTGCGCCTGCTGAACGGGAACGGTGCCGGCCCTGTAGTGGGAACCAGCAGCCTGGCCGATCTGGACCTGCCCGGGGAAGCGGCCCAGCTGGGCTGGACCGCGTACGCTCCCGCCGTTTGGGGCTCAGCAGTGAATGCAGAAACAAAGCTGCTCCTGCTTGGCTACGCCTTCGCGGCCGGCTTTGGAAGGATCACCCTCCAGGCGGACTCCCGAAACGACCGTTCCCGCGCGGCGATCAGTGGAATCGGTGCGGTATTCGAGGGGATCCGCCGCCGGGACAAGCTCCGCGCAGACGGCAGTTGGCGGGACACTGCGGTGTACTCAATCCTGTCCCGGGAATGGCCCGCCGTCCGGGCCGGACTGGAACGGCGGCTGGACCGGTTGGCAGCGGGTCGGCATGGTGTACCGCCCCTGCGGGAGTAGCATCCGGGACACAGCAGAAACCCGGCAAAGCGGCCGGAAAGAGAAGGTGGAGCCTCAATGAGCACGAACTACGGCGATTATCAGCTGGGCATTTATCTGAACGGTGCCGGCGGCGTCCAACCCGAACTGCCTATGGACTTCGCTTCCATGGAGGCACTGGCGGAGAGCCGGATGGACCCGCGGATCCTCGGCTACGTGGCCGGAGGTGCCGGAAACGAGCACACCCAACGCGCCAACGTAGTCGCCTTTGAGCGGCTCGGCATTATGCCGCGCATGCTGGTGGGTGCGGCACAGCGCAGCATGGGCATCGATTTGCTGGGCCACCAGCTGCCTTCGCCGCTGTTCTTCGCGCCGGTGGGGGTATTGGGCGCCGTGGCCGACGACGGCGACCTGGCCACCGCCGCCTCCTCCGCGGAACTGGGCATTCCCATGGTGGCCTCCACCCTTTCCGCTGCACCGCTGGAACAGGTGCGGACCGCAGCAGGCGAAACGCCGGGCTTCTTCCAGCTCTACCCGCCGGCGGACCGGGAACTGGCGGAGTCCCTGGTGCACCGCGCCGAAGCCGCAGGTTACTCCGGCATCGTCATCACCCTGGACACCTGGGTAAACGGCTGGCGCCCCCGGGACCTCAGTGCCGCCTATCTGCCGATGCTGTCCGGTCAGTGCCTGGCTAACTACCTTTCCGATGACCGGTTCCGCAAGCTCCTGGCCGAGCAGGGGTCCACCGACCCCGCCGCCGTCGTGATGCTCTGGGCCTCCCTGTTCGGCAACCCCACCATGACCTGGGAGGACCTGGCCTGGTTCCGTTCCCTGACGTCCCTGCCGATTGTGCTCAAGGGCATCTGTTCTCCGGAGGACACGCGGCGGGCGCTCGACGGCGGCATGGACGGGATTTACTGCTCGAACCACGGCGGGCGGCAGGCCAACGGAGGAATCCCCGCGATTGATTGCCTGCCCGGCGTGGTGGAAGCCGCCAACGGCGCACCGGTGCTCTTTGACTCCGGCGTGCGGTCGGGTGTGGACGCCCTGCGCGCGCTGGCACTGGGCGCGACGGCGGTGGGCATCGGCCGGCCCTATGTATACGGACTGGCCGTGGGCGGGCAGGCGGGGATCACCCACGTGATGCGCAGCCTGCTGGCGGAGGCTGACCTGACCATGGCCGTTAACGGATATCCGGACCTGGAGTCGCTCCGGGGCAGCCTGCACCGGCTCTAGCTCCGCCCGCGACAGCGCAGGGCAGACAGGGCTGCCCCGAGGTCAGGCCTCCGGGAAGCCGTCCCGCGGCCACCACGCAGGCAACAGGTAGCGCAGCGACGCCAGCCGCGCCTCGACGTCGTCATAGTCGCTGACCACCCACTGTTCGAACCAGGAGGCGTAGGCACCGCCGAGGAAGGCGGCTGTCGCATCCAGATCCGGGACGGGGTGCACTTCGTGCGCCCGCCAGACGTGCAGGGCCAGGAGGATGCGCACGGTCAACTGGTCGGCCAGGATCCCCAGGAAGGTCTCGGTGTGGAACAGCGCCCGGTACACCCGCTGCTCGGCCTTGGTGTGCTGCAGGATCTGCCGGATGGACTCGACATACAGGTCCCCGATCTCCGCGATCGTTCTTCCCGTTCCGCGCTGGTCCAGTTCCACCGTGCCCAGACGGTCCACAACCCCGGCATACACGGATCCGGCAAAGTCGAAAATGTTGCGGTGGTGTCCGTAGAAGGTGGTGCGGTGAACTCCGGCCTGGCGGCAGAGTGCGGCCACGCTGATCTCCGCCAGCTCGTGGTCCCGCAGCAGCTCCCACAGGCCGGCCTCGAGCGCTTCCCGGGTGCGGGCCGTCCGCGGTTCGGCCGATGGTGCGCGCCGTGGCGGCTTGGGAAGGTGCAGTCCGGGCATGGGTCTTATCTTCTCAGATACACGGAAGGGCCCCGCCGAAGCGAAGCCCTTCCGTGCCGCGGCGCTGGGGGACGCCGCAAGCTTTTAGTTGGTGCCTAGTGGTTGGCCAGGCCCGCGGTCTCGCCGCCGGCTTCAGGTTACTTACTATCCTGCCCTATTCAACACCTGTAGAAGAACCTTCCATTCCCGAAACCCGCCGAATGTGACGGAGGAGACAGGACGGCGGTGGCCTCACCCGGCGTGCTGCGGACGCAGCCGCGGGGGAAGCGGGATGATCCGGGACGTCCGCCTGCGGTAGTCCGCGTAGTCGGGGTAGCGGGTGAGGGAAATGCTCTCGGTGAAGACGGTGGAGCCGGCGAAGAGCAGCGTCACCAGGATGGGCCCGGCCAGGGTCCAGTGCAGCACGGCGCCCGTCGCGGCAACGGCAAAACCGTAGAAGAGCCACCACTGGGCCTGTTCGAAGAAGAAGTTCGGATGGCGCGAGTAGCGGAACAACCCAGTCTGCAGGAAGCCGGTGGCCGGGCTCCGCCCCGCGGTGCGCAGGGTCTTTTTCCACTGCTGGAAGTTCCACTGCTGCTGGTCTGCCAGCGTCTCCCCCGCCAGCGCAAGCACAAACAAGGTGGCCAGCAGCCAGTCCCAGCCCGTAAGCGGGCCGGGGTGCCGGTAAACCGTCAGGACCGGAAGCGTCATCACCCAGATGACGATGTTCTGGTAGATGCTGATGAACAGCAGGTTGAAGACCTGGAACTGCCACGGCTTCAGGCGTCGACGCAGGATGCCCCAGCGGTAGTCCTCGCCGCCGGGTGCGTACCCGCCCTTGCGGGCAAAGTTAAAGGTCAGCCGGGCACCCCACAACGTCACCAGCACCGCCATCAGCGTTACCCGCGGGTCGCCGTCGGACGCTGCGGCGAAAACCCACAGGTAGGCCAACGGAACTACGGACCAGATGCGGTCCGTCCAGGAGTACTCCCGCGTGAGCAATGACAGCAGCCAGGTGCCGGCGCAGGTGCCGGCAAAGATCTCCAAGCAGACGCGGACCGGGTCCATGCTTGGAGGATACGGGCGCGTTCCTTCCTACGGGAACCCTTCAGCCCAGCAGCCGGTGTTCGTAGGCGAAGGCCACCATGGCTATCCGGGTGGCCAGCCCCAGCCGATCCTGGATCCTGCGGATGTGGGTCTTGACCGTGGCCTCTGAAAGGAACACGCTGCCTGCGATCTCCGCGTTGCTCAGGCCCTTGGCCACCAGGAGAAACACGTCCTTTTCCCGTGCGGTCAGCTCGGCAATGGCCGCAGTATCCGGTTCCGGTGGATCGGCGCTGCGGGTCAGGTGCGCAAAGAGATCGTGGGCCGAGCCGGGGGCCACCACGGAATAGCCGGCATAGACGGTCCGGATGGCGGAAAGCAGGAACTCGGGTTCGGCGCTCTTGAGCAGGTAGCCGCTGGCTCCGGCACGGATGGCTTCCACCACCGCCTGGTCCCGGTTGAAGGTGGTCAGGGCTATCACCTTGGGGCGCTCCCGGCCGGCTTCGTCCGCTGCCGCCATGATCCGGCGGGTGGCCGTGATGCCGTCCACCACGGGCATGCGCAGGTCCATCAGCATCACGTCCGGGGACGCGGCGTCCGCCAGCTCCACGGCCTCCAGTCCATTGCCTGCGCTGCCGCAGTAAGCCAGGTCCTGCTGCGAACGGATGAGCATCTGGATACCGGTCCGGAACAGCGGCTGGTCATCCACCAGGGCCACGGTGATCGGTGCGGCGTCGGCCGCCGGGTCACTCATCTGCGCCAACCAGCTCCGCGGCATAGATCTCCGCACCCGGGGCGTTCAACATCAGGCCGTAGGGCAGGAATGCGGTGACCCGGAAGCTGTCCCCGTCCGGACCCGCCGTGAGCCATCCGCCGGCAAGGTGGGCCCGCTCGCGCATCCCGGGGATGCCGCGGCCGGTGCGGGCCGTGGTGGCTGCTTCGGCAACCAGTTCTCTTCGGGCCGCGTAGGACGCTATCTGCAGCGAAAGCCCGGGACCGCTCCAGTCCAGGTGGACGGTGACCCGGGTCCCTGTTCCGCCGTGGCGCAGGGCATTGGTCAGGGATTCCTGCACAATCCGGAAGACGGCCATTTGCTGACCCTCCGGCAGGTCCACGGGTACCCCGGATTCCGTGCGTTCCACCTGCAGGCTGTTGCCCTGCTGCTCCACAAGTTCCCCGATATCCTCCAGCCGCGGCTGCGGGAGGGAGGAGCCGTCGTCGCCCACCCCCTCGATCACCCGCTGGGCGTCCGTCAGGGCGCGCCGGGCAGCCGAAGCGATGTTCTCCAGCGCGTCGAGCACCGGCTGTGGCTGGTCCTTGCCCAGATACCGGGACCCGTCCGCCTGGGCTGCAATCACGGCCAGCGAGTGGGCCAGGACATCGTGCAGGTCCCGGGAGATGCGGGTGCGTTCCTGTTCCACGATCAAATCCACTTCGGCTGCCCGCAGATCTTCGACGGCAACTGTGCGCTGGTCGGACAACGTCCGGCGGTCTTCCCAGCTGCGCAGTGCAAAACCGGCCAGCCATCCGACGGCCAAGATGACCAGCAGGAAAGATGAGTAGAGGAACCAGTAATCCCGCATAGTCACCCGTGAGACATTATCGATCGGAAGCCACCCGAGACCGGAGGAGTGGCTGCGCGAAAGCATGAGGAAAGCCATGGCAGCGGAAAAGAAGGGGGCAGCGGCTACCGCGGCCGCCTGCTTCCATCTGTCCCCTGTGAGCGCAGCAAAGAACAGGACGACGGCCGCACCGATGTAGATAGGCCAGGTATGGGAATCGGGAGCGGGGACTATACGGAGGATCTGCGCGCCAAGCAGGGCAAAAAGCACCAGCAGGGCGGCGTAGGCATGCCTGGCGGACACGCCGATGGCCAACGTCAAAGCGAGCAACGGAAGGGCCGGGGGCCAGGCCAGGAAACCGGTACCGTACATGCGGTGCCCCTGCCCCAGGAGCCAAAGCGCCAGGAAGACGGCCGCGGCGGTTGGAGCACCCCAGGTTTTTGTATATTTCAAGACTTTGTTCATGGCACCGAAGCTATCCCGCCCCCAACGACTTTCGGATGAAATGGCATTCTTTCATCCCTGGGGCTGGGAATCCTGACCATTTGGCTGATTTCCCGTGAACCGACCGAAACAAATAGCCATAGAATTCCCCAATGGCAACCCTGATTACCCCCGATGCCCGTTTCCGGAACAGTTGGCTGGCCGCGGCCGAAGAATTCGACGGCGAACGGATGGACGGTTCCGGCGTGTACGGGGACACCTCGCTAAAGCGCATTCGCACGGAAATTGCCGGGCACTTCCCCGGTTTCGTCGACGGCCTGGTGGCGTACCGGCTTCCGGATACACCGCTGCCGGAGGGCTATGTGCACTGCACGCATCTATGGCTGGTCGACGGTGACGAGTTCCTCGGCTCGCTTGCCATCAGGCACACCCTGAATGATTTCCTGTTCGAGCAGGGCGGCCACATTGGTTACAGCATCCGGCCTTCCGCACGCCGGCAGGGGCATGCCGCGCGTGCGCTGCAGGACGCACTGCCGATTGCCCGCGAGCTGGGCATTGCACGGGTACTGGTCACCTGCGCTGAGGATAACGCCGGTTCGCGGGCAGTGATCGAGAAAAACGGCGGAGTCTACGAGGACAGCCGGAAAGGAGCCCGCCGGTACTGGATCGACCCGACCGGGCAGTGATTCAGCGGGTCCCCGCCAGCGGCAGCACCACCGTGAAACAAGTTCGGCCGGGTTTACTTTCGACGTCGACCGTCCCCCTGTTGGCTGTGACGAGGGCGGAGACAATGGCGAGGCCAAGTCCCGTGCTGCTGCCCGAACCGCGTGTTCGGGCGAAGTCGGCCTTGCTGAACCGGGAGAATAGTGAATCGATGAAGTCCGGGTCGATGCCCGGGCCGTCATCCGTCACCGTCAGCGTCACCCACGCGGACCCCGACTGAAGTCCGACGTCCACCCGGGTACCCGGGGGTGTGTGACGGTGGGCGTTGGACAGCAGGTTAATCAGGATTTGCCGGAGTTCCGAGTCAACGGCGGACACAGTCACCGGCTCCTCGGGCAGAGTCAGTGTCCATTGATCCTCCGGGGCGGAGACCTGCGCATCGCTCACCGACTCAATAATCAGCTCGGTGAGGTCAACCTCTGCCGGCTCACCGCGCTGGCCCTCGTCCAGGCGGGCAAGCAGCAGCAGGTCTTCGACCAGGGCGGACATCCGCCTTGATTCACTGTCCACCCGTTCCAGCGCAGCACGGCCCGGCGGACTGACGTGTTCGCTGAGCAGGACCAACTCCGTATAGCCGCGGATGGCGGTCAGCGGAGTACGCAGTTCGTGGCTGGCATCCGCCACGAACTGCCGCACCTTTGTTTCGCTCGCCTGCCGGGCACGCAGCGCATTGGTGACGTGGTCGATCATTCCGTTCAGGGCTGACCCCACGGTTCCCACTTCCGACCCCGGCCGGGCGGCCGCTTCGGGGACCCGGACGGGAATTTCCACCTCCCCGGAAGCCAGCGGGAGCTTCGACACCGACGTTGCGACGGCAGCAAGTTTGTCCAGCGGCCGCAGCGACCGGCGGATGATCACCGTGCCCGTGAACCCGGTGACAAGCAGTCCCGCGAGGGACAGGACAACCATGGTGATATCCAGCGACGCAAGGGTGCGGTCCCGCGGCCCAGTCGAGAGTCCGGTGACGAACATCCCCTCCGCCGTGCCGGGAGGCGACGCGAAGGCATCCACCCGGTAACGCCCGCTGGACAGGTCGATATTGCCGGGGCTGCTGCCGGGGTCGGCGGCAGCCAGCAATTCCAGGTCTGCCGCAGTCAGGGACTCCGCGCTTCCGTCCTCAAGCACCAGACTGGATCGACGAGGCAATCCGTCCTCAACAACGACACTGAACGAACCCGGGCGCCGTCCGTACTGGGTCCCGTTTCCCTTTGCTCCCGTTCCGTTGTCCGCACCGGCTGGGTCCTGTGCCCTACCCGTCCCGGAGGCCTGGTTCTGTTCACCGGCCTGGCCCGGGCTGAACCCTGCCCTCCCCGCGGCACGTTCCAGGCTGTCGTCGAGCACTCCGGTGAGATACCGGCTCATGGCGACATGGCTGAACAGCCCCAGTGCCGCGCAGGTGGCCGTCAGGAGGGCCAAAGTGGCGAGGATCAGCTTGGTACGCAGGGGATGGCTGCGCAGTTCGGCTGTCCCCCCAGCTGCGTGCCGTGCCTTCCCGCTCATGGGGCCACCGGTTTGAGTACGTAACCGACACCCCGGACCGTGTGGATCATGGGCGGGCGTCCGGCGTCGATCTTCTTGCGCAGGTAGGAAATGTACAGTTCCACGATGTTCGCCTGGCCGCCGAAATCGTAGTTCCAGACGTGGCTCAGGATCTGGGCCTTGCTCAGCACCCGCCGGGGGTTTT
This window of the Arthrobacter sp. zg-Y919 genome carries:
- a CDS encoding sugar ABC transporter substrate-binding protein, whose amino-acid sequence is MQDAISLQDEFKAQYPDIDVSFVSLPENEARAKITASVATQGGEFDVVMISNYETPMWAENGWITNLQDYADSTEGYDPDDFVPTIRDALSYEGDLYSVPFYGESSFLVYRQDLFDQAGLTMPEAPTWEDIRGFAEALNDPENNMSGVCLRGLAGWGEVMAPLGTMINTYGGRWFDEDWNARLDEPVVEEAVTDYVDLVQSYGQAGAATSGYGDCLTLYSQGNTAMWYDATAMVSAIEDPASSLVVGKSGYAPAPVKETESSGWLYSWSLAIPSTSDSKDAAWDFVSWMTNKEYIQLVGEEIGWERVPPGSRLSTYEIPDYAEVAEAYAEPTLEAMAGASQESSMVRGVPYTGLQFVGIPEFQDLGTRVAQQISAAIAGQQTVQEALEQSQGYAETVAESYQDGAG
- a CDS encoding metal-dependent hydrolase, whose translation is MSLPKTDTAVTYPAGVLTGTGTVLHIETRPDGRLAVLLDSTPVHPVDAAWPDQGPDRATLTTPAGTEVPLLDCVVGATDGSILFLGRDIPVRKGTEGWVFVVVHVVPGDTGITQGDRVGLRVDGEYRAGLSAGHTACHLASLALNRQLAGAWKKEVQADAAGNPNFDALAVEATTILPGGSRDVYRLGKSLRRKGFLPDALLTDLAAVEKGVNATLAEWVASDAEVRIERESDLLTGMRRWVCDLPGGPVSIPCGGTHLTSLASVSEIEVRLSCEPGEAAAEVVMDTICTRAAEA
- a CDS encoding GNAT family protein, which codes for MSALRPLPTVLSGRYVRLEPLTPGLLPDLHRAIAVPEVFAGGYGGGPAGLHPDLEGFTAWAQAYYRWDELPFAVRLLNGNGAGPVVGTSSLADLDLPGEAAQLGWTAYAPAVWGSAVNAETKLLLLGYAFAAGFGRITLQADSRNDRSRAAISGIGAVFEGIRRRDKLRADGSWRDTAVYSILSREWPAVRAGLERRLDRLAAGRHGVPPLRE
- a CDS encoding alpha-hydroxy-acid oxidizing protein, whose protein sequence is MSTNYGDYQLGIYLNGAGGVQPELPMDFASMEALAESRMDPRILGYVAGGAGNEHTQRANVVAFERLGIMPRMLVGAAQRSMGIDLLGHQLPSPLFFAPVGVLGAVADDGDLATAASSAELGIPMVASTLSAAPLEQVRTAAGETPGFFQLYPPADRELAESLVHRAEAAGYSGIVITLDTWVNGWRPRDLSAAYLPMLSGQCLANYLSDDRFRKLLAEQGSTDPAAVVMLWASLFGNPTMTWEDLAWFRSLTSLPIVLKGICSPEDTRRALDGGMDGIYCSNHGGRQANGGIPAIDCLPGVVEAANGAPVLFDSGVRSGVDALRALALGATAVGIGRPYVYGLAVGGQAGITHVMRSLLAEADLTMAVNGYPDLESLRGSLHRL
- a CDS encoding TetR/AcrR family transcriptional regulator, which produces MPGLHLPKPPRRAPSAEPRTARTREALEAGLWELLRDHELAEISVAALCRQAGVHRTTFYGHHRNIFDFAGSVYAGVVDRLGTVELDQRGTGRTIAEIGDLYVESIRQILQHTKAEQRVYRALFHTETFLGILADQLTVRILLALHVWRAHEVHPVPDLDATAAFLGGAYASWFEQWVVSDYDDVEARLASLRYLLPAWWPRDGFPEA
- a CDS encoding DUF1295 domain-containing protein — its product is MDPVRVCLEIFAGTCAGTWLLSLLTREYSWTDRIWSVVPLAYLWVFAAASDGDPRVTLMAVLVTLWGARLTFNFARKGGYAPGGEDYRWGILRRRLKPWQFQVFNLLFISIYQNIVIWVMTLPVLTVYRHPGPLTGWDWLLATLFVLALAGETLADQQQWNFQQWKKTLRTAGRSPATGFLQTGLFRYSRHPNFFFEQAQWWLFYGFAVAATGAVLHWTLAGPILVTLLFAGSTVFTESISLTRYPDYADYRRRTSRIIPLPPRLRPQHAG
- a CDS encoding response regulator transcription factor; amino-acid sequence: MSDPAADAAPITVALVDDQPLFRTGIQMLIRSQQDLAYCGSAGNGLEAVELADAASPDVMLMDLRMPVVDGITATRRIMAAADEAGRERPKVIALTTFNRDQAVVEAIRAGASGYLLKSAEPEFLLSAIRTVYAGYSVVAPGSAHDLFAHLTRSADPPEPDTAAIAELTAREKDVFLLVAKGLSNAEIAGSVFLSEATVKTHIRRIQDRLGLATRIAMVAFAYEHRLLG
- a CDS encoding histidine kinase, which gives rise to MKYTKTWGAPTAAAVFLALWLLGQGHRMYGTGFLAWPPALPLLALTLAIGVSARHAYAALLVLFALLGAQILRIVPAPDSHTWPIYIGAAVVLFFAALTGDRWKQAAAVAAAPFFSAAMAFLMLSRSHSSGLGWLPIDNVSRVTMRDYWFLYSSFLLVILAVGWLAGFALRSWEDRRTLSDQRTVAVEDLRAAEVDLIVEQERTRISRDLHDVLAHSLAVIAAQADGSRYLGKDQPQPVLDALENIASAARRALTDAQRVIEGVGDDGSSLPQPRLEDIGELVEQQGNSLQVERTESGVPVDLPEGQQMAVFRIVQESLTNALRHGGTGTRVTVHLDWSGPGLSLQIASYAARRELVAEAATTARTGRGIPGMRERAHLAGGWLTAGPDGDSFRVTAFLPYGLMLNAPGAEIYAAELVGADE
- a CDS encoding GNAT family N-acetyltransferase, with the translated sequence MATLITPDARFRNSWLAAAEEFDGERMDGSGVYGDTSLKRIRTEIAGHFPGFVDGLVAYRLPDTPLPEGYVHCTHLWLVDGDEFLGSLAIRHTLNDFLFEQGGHIGYSIRPSARRQGHAARALQDALPIARELGIARVLVTCAEDNAGSRAVIEKNGGVYEDSRKGARRYWIDPTGQ
- a CDS encoding HAMP domain-containing sensor histidine kinase is translated as MSGKARHAAGGTAELRSHPLRTKLILATLALLTATCAALGLFSHVAMSRYLTGVLDDSLERAAGRAGFSPGQAGEQNQASGTGRAQDPAGADNGTGAKGNGTQYGRRPGSFSVVVEDGLPRRSSLVLEDGSAESLTAADLELLAAADPGSSPGNIDLSSGRYRVDAFASPPGTAEGMFVTGLSTGPRDRTLASLDITMVVLSLAGLLVTGFTGTVIIRRSLRPLDKLAAVATSVSKLPLASGEVEIPVRVPEAAARPGSEVGTVGSALNGMIDHVTNALRARQASETKVRQFVADASHELRTPLTAIRGYTELVLLSEHVSPPGRAALERVDSESRRMSALVEDLLLLARLDEGQRGEPAEVDLTELIIESVSDAQVSAPEDQWTLTLPEEPVTVSAVDSELRQILINLLSNAHRHTPPGTRVDVGLQSGSAWVTLTVTDDGPGIDPDFIDSLFSRFSKADFARTRGSGSSTGLGLAIVSALVTANRGTVDVESKPGRTCFTVVLPLAGTR